Proteins found in one Coleofasciculaceae cyanobacterium genomic segment:
- a CDS encoding TIGR01777 family oxidoreductase, translating to MKIAITGATGLVGSRLVAQLNQRHQILVFTRNPTKAQKVFPASAFSKLEIVQYTPQESGDWQQRVSGCDAVINLAGEPIAERWSPQQKEAIMASRQIGTRKLVEAIAMAESKPKVLVSGSAIGYYGSSETAAFDETSNSGNDFLAQVCQNWEQEAQKVTELGVRLVILRIGIVLANGGALGKMIGPFKMFAGGPIGSGKQWFSWIHRDDLVNLICQAVEQEEMSGVYNATAPNPVRMGKLCQTLGEVMNRPSWLPVPDFVLEILLGDGAIVVLEGQQVLPKQTQATGFDYKYPELKPALAAIVKQ from the coding sequence ATGAAAATCGCAATTACAGGTGCAACAGGTTTAGTCGGCAGTCGTTTAGTTGCCCAACTAAATCAAAGACATCAAATATTAGTTTTTACTCGTAATCCTACTAAGGCTCAAAAAGTTTTTCCTGCTTCTGCTTTCTCCAAGTTAGAAATAGTTCAATATACGCCTCAGGAGTCGGGAGACTGGCAACAGCGCGTTTCGGGCTGTGATGCGGTGATTAATTTGGCTGGTGAACCGATCGCCGAACGCTGGAGTCCTCAGCAAAAGGAGGCTATTATGGCAAGTCGCCAGATTGGAACTAGGAAATTAGTCGAAGCGATCGCTATGGCAGAATCTAAGCCCAAGGTGTTAGTAAGTGGATCGGCGATCGGCTACTATGGCAGTAGTGAAACCGCAGCCTTTGATGAAACCAGCAATTCGGGTAACGATTTTCTGGCGCAAGTATGTCAAAACTGGGAGCAAGAGGCGCAAAAGGTAACGGAGTTGGGCGTGCGTTTAGTAATTCTCCGCATTGGTATCGTGCTGGCTAACGGTGGTGCATTGGGTAAGATGATTGGACCATTCAAAATGTTTGCCGGCGGCCCTATTGGTAGCGGTAAGCAATGGTTTTCTTGGATTCACCGCGATGATTTAGTCAATTTAATCTGCCAGGCTGTTGAACAAGAAGAGATGTCTGGAGTCTATAACGCTACTGCCCCAAATCCTGTCCGTATGGGTAAGCTGTGTCAGACTTTAGGAGAAGTAATGAACCGTCCTTCCTGGCTACCCGTTCCCGATTTCGTTTTAGAAATCCTTCTGGGAGATGGGGCGATCGTTGTTTTAGAAGGACAGCAGGTATTACCCAAGCAGACTCAGGCTACAGGATTTGATTATAAGTATCCTGAGCTAAAACCAGCATTGGCGGCAATAGTCAAACAATAA
- a CDS encoding PCP reductase family protein, whose translation MRNLNFTDDLYWTPQAQAKLRMIPFFARPQARQRIEAIARAAELEEVTIEIVEQARAEFGQ comes from the coding sequence ATGAGAAACTTGAACTTCACTGACGACCTATATTGGACACCTCAAGCACAAGCAAAACTGAGAATGATTCCTTTTTTTGCTCGTCCTCAAGCACGCCAAAGAATTGAAGCAATTGCCCGTGCAGCAGAATTAGAAGAAGTAACTATTGAGATTGTAGAACAGGCTAGAGCAGAATTTGGACAATAA
- a CDS encoding helix-turn-helix domain-containing protein, whose product MEQMKLDIVDRLPNTLKNSAIAQNVSQGERLFCKGDRANYLYLIQQGRFQEVSYPDNHKMAVLQTLNRGETLGETSLFFETYHTSAIAKTEARVIAYPKSIVLASLEQSPLVIEATLEILSQKISQLQMRLEWRNISLADRRVLKYLKYNLEKLSKDAEDAKTTTLKAPLQEIAAELGLIPGTLSIALAKLEAEQMITSDNNRITLPNTVTKPKLRQYYGGLPKYKLKQATDYIDTHLNENIKVFDLANIVNISQYYFCHLFKQSTGISPYQYIIQQRIAKAKKLLKQRKLSLVEVALECGFTSQSQMTQHFRRCVGLTPNVYRNME is encoded by the coding sequence ATGGAACAAATGAAGCTGGACATAGTCGATCGCTTGCCTAATACACTAAAAAATAGTGCGATCGCTCAAAATGTGTCGCAAGGAGAAAGATTGTTTTGTAAAGGAGATCGTGCTAACTATTTATATTTAATTCAACAAGGACGTTTTCAAGAGGTTAGCTATCCCGATAACCATAAAATGGCAGTTTTACAAACACTCAATCGGGGAGAAACTTTAGGAGAAACCAGCTTATTTTTTGAAACCTACCATACTAGCGCGATCGCCAAAACTGAGGCTCGAGTTATTGCCTATCCGAAGTCAATAGTCTTAGCCAGCCTCGAACAATCCCCTTTAGTTATTGAAGCAACCTTAGAGATATTAAGCCAAAAAATATCTCAATTACAGATGCGTTTAGAATGGCGGAACATTTCTCTTGCCGATCGCCGAGTCTTAAAGTACTTGAAATACAATTTGGAAAAACTATCAAAAGACGCTGAAGACGCTAAAACCACTACCTTAAAAGCTCCACTTCAGGAAATTGCTGCGGAGTTAGGTTTGATTCCTGGAACTTTATCTATAGCTTTAGCCAAACTAGAAGCAGAGCAAATGATTACCAGCGACAATAATCGCATTACTTTGCCTAATACTGTTACTAAACCCAAACTTCGTCAATATTATGGCGGACTACCGAAATACAAACTCAAGCAGGCTACAGATTATATTGATACTCATCTTAATGAAAATATTAAAGTCTTCGATCTCGCTAATATTGTGAACATCAGTCAATATTACTTTTGTCATCTTTTTAAACAATCAACGGGGATTTCTCCCTATCAATACATAATTCAGCAACGAATTGCCAAAGCTAAAAAGCTACTAAAACAAAGAAAGCTTTCACTTGTAGAAGTGGCTTTAGAATGTGGATTCACTTCCCAATCTCAAATGACACAGCACTTTCGTAGATGTGTAGGATTAACACCAAATGTTTATCGCAATATGGAGTAG
- a CDS encoding four helix bundle protein: MNRPNFQNLQVYKLSEKLADEIWNIVQNWDFFAEDTVGKQIVRSADSVGANIAEGEGRYNYQDNKRFIKIARGSLNETRHWLRRAYSRNLLTTDQINILQPIVDELSPKLNAYLNSIGKQK; this comes from the coding sequence ATGAATCGGCCAAATTTTCAAAATTTACAGGTGTACAAATTATCGGAAAAATTAGCAGATGAAATTTGGAATATTGTACAAAACTGGGATTTTTTTGCGGAAGATACCGTAGGAAAACAGATTGTTCGCTCTGCTGACAGTGTAGGTGCAAACATTGCAGAGGGGGAAGGACGGTATAACTATCAAGACAATAAACGTTTTATCAAAATAGCTAGAGGTTCATTAAATGAGACAAGACACTGGTTAAGAAGGGCGTATTCAAGAAATCTATTAACCACAGACCAAATAAATATACTACAACCAATTGTTGATGAATTATCACCCAAACTCAATGCTTATCTAAACTCAATTGGTAAACAGAAATAA
- a CDS encoding amylo-alpha-1,6-glucosidase, with translation MSIKFGREVCGNLEISEHREWLVTNGIGGYASGTVSGLLTRCYHGLLLATLKPPLGITLLLTKLDETVVYGDVAYPLHTNRWADGTIAPHGYQQLERFYLEGTTPVWVYACGDALIEKRVWMQQQENTTYIQYKMLRGSQLLTLSLKALVNYRDRHSSTRNSDRPYEIVNQQQGIKIKAFADATSLYLSSVKNQEVIAWQINHVWYKNFALAVEKYRGLNSIEDHLYAGNCRVSLQSEESVTIVASTKDGDNRERDAEKKGKREQKLIALFSDRHQPKVIPSWIQQLVVAADQFIVDRPIADVPQGKTIIAGYPWFGDWGRDTMISLPGLTLTTGRFEVAKVILRTFAKYIDRGMLPNVFPDRGETPEYNTVDASLWFFEAIRDYLAHTGDKRLLIELFPALVEIIDWHRRGTRYNIHLDSDGLIYAGEKGVQLTWMDAKVGNWVVTPRIGKPVEINALWYNALIIMSQFASYLGKSEKEYLEMAAKTREGFQRFWHPDLQYCYDVLDTPAGNDDSLRPNQIFAVSLPAMSIGKNLSLGASLAPLLDDRQQKQVVDLVSRRLLTSYGLRSLCPNHPDYVGIYGGDRLQRDRAYHQGTVWGWLIGHFVQAHLKVYQNPEVCKSFLEPMSEHLAAACVGSLSEIFDADAPFTPRGAFAQAWTVAEVLRGWLMANC, from the coding sequence ATGAGTATAAAATTTGGTCGAGAAGTCTGCGGTAATTTAGAAATATCAGAACACCGAGAATGGTTAGTAACCAACGGGATTGGCGGTTATGCTTCTGGTACGGTATCGGGATTGTTAACCAGATGCTATCACGGTTTGTTGTTGGCTACTCTCAAGCCACCTTTGGGCATAACTCTATTGTTAACCAAACTTGATGAAACTGTTGTCTATGGTGATGTTGCTTATCCTTTACATACTAACCGTTGGGCGGATGGCACTATTGCACCTCATGGTTATCAACAGCTAGAAAGATTTTATCTCGAAGGAACAACTCCTGTATGGGTTTATGCTTGCGGCGATGCGTTAATCGAAAAGCGAGTTTGGATGCAGCAGCAAGAAAATACTACCTATATTCAATATAAAATGCTGCGTGGTAGTCAACTATTAACCTTATCTCTCAAAGCTTTAGTTAATTATCGCGATCGCCATAGTAGTACTCGTAATAGCGATCGGCCTTATGAAATTGTTAATCAACAACAGGGTATCAAAATTAAAGCATTTGCTGATGCGACTAGTTTGTATCTGTCTAGTGTCAAAAATCAAGAGGTAATTGCTTGGCAAATTAATCATGTCTGGTACAAAAATTTTGCTTTAGCAGTAGAAAAGTATCGAGGTTTGAATAGTATTGAGGATCATTTGTATGCAGGAAATTGTCGGGTTTCTCTCCAATCTGAAGAGTCGGTAACTATAGTTGCCAGTACTAAAGATGGAGACAATAGGGAACGAGACGCTGAGAAAAAAGGCAAAAGAGAACAAAAGTTAATCGCTCTTTTCAGCGATCGCCATCAGCCTAAAGTTATCCCCAGTTGGATTCAGCAATTAGTTGTAGCCGCGGATCAGTTTATCGTCGATCGCCCCATAGCAGATGTTCCTCAAGGTAAAACAATTATTGCTGGTTATCCTTGGTTTGGCGACTGGGGTAGAGATACTATGATTAGCTTACCAGGATTAACTCTAACCACAGGTCGTTTTGAGGTGGCTAAGGTTATTCTACGTACTTTTGCTAAATACATCGATCGGGGAATGCTGCCTAATGTGTTTCCCGATCGAGGAGAAACCCCAGAATATAATACTGTTGATGCTAGTCTGTGGTTTTTTGAAGCAATTAGGGATTATTTGGCTCATACGGGCGATAAACGGCTATTAATTGAGCTATTTCCTGCTTTAGTCGAGATTATTGACTGGCATCGTCGGGGAACTCGCTACAATATTCATCTAGACTCCGATGGGTTAATTTATGCAGGAGAAAAGGGAGTTCAATTAACTTGGATGGATGCCAAGGTTGGCAATTGGGTAGTTACGCCTCGTATTGGTAAACCTGTGGAGATAAATGCCCTTTGGTACAATGCTTTAATTATTATGTCCCAATTTGCTAGCTATCTAGGTAAGTCGGAGAAGGAATATTTAGAGATGGCAGCTAAAACTAGAGAGGGGTTTCAACGTTTTTGGCATCCAGATTTACAATACTGTTATGACGTTTTAGATACTCCCGCTGGTAATGATGATTCTCTGCGCCCTAATCAAATTTTTGCCGTATCTTTACCAGCAATGAGTATAGGTAAAAACTTGTCTTTGGGCGCAAGCCTTGCGCCTCTACTTGACGATCGACAACAAAAACAGGTAGTCGATCTTGTCTCACGACGTTTGTTAACTTCTTATGGATTGCGATCGCTTTGTCCCAATCATCCTGATTACGTTGGCATCTACGGAGGCGATCGTTTACAGCGAGATCGGGCATATCATCAGGGTACAGTCTGGGGCTGGTTAATCGGTCATTTTGTTCAGGCACATCTGAAGGTATATCAAAACCCAGAAGTATGTAAGTCGTTTCTTGAACCAATGTCGGAACATCTTGCAGCAGCCTGCGTTGGTAGTTTGAGTGAAATTTTTGATGCCGATGCGCCTTTTACTCCTCGAGGTGCGTTTGCTCAAGCTTGGACTGTGGCAGAGGTGTTGCGGGGATGGTTAATGGCTAATTGCTAA
- a CDS encoding class I SAM-dependent methyltransferase, with protein sequence MKISQKYLVSLALVITAIAFLLTNFTYTPVALAKDSYPDYYRQKAIHNPDGIGKYYMKREIAQVMGHQAMMWLERESRATEENPDLTVQKLDLKPDDLVADIGAGTGYFSFRMAQQVPKGKVYAVDIQPEMLNAIALLKEERHISNVETVLGEEDKPNLPAESIDLALMVDAYHEFAYPREMMAEIVQALKPGGRVVLLEYRQENPMIMIKPLHKMTQKQVKKELKAVGLKWQETKDFLPEQHFLVFSKPV encoded by the coding sequence ATGAAAATTAGCCAAAAATATTTAGTCAGTCTGGCTCTAGTCATAACAGCGATCGCCTTTTTATTAACCAACTTTACCTATACTCCTGTTGCCCTGGCTAAAGATAGTTATCCTGATTATTACCGCCAAAAGGCAATCCATAACCCCGACGGTATTGGTAAATACTATATGAAACGAGAAATCGCTCAGGTAATGGGACACCAGGCAATGATGTGGTTAGAAAGAGAGAGTAGAGCCACTGAAGAAAATCCAGATTTGACGGTGCAGAAATTAGACCTTAAACCCGATGATCTGGTTGCAGACATTGGCGCAGGAACAGGTTATTTTAGCTTTCGGATGGCACAGCAAGTTCCCAAAGGCAAGGTGTATGCGGTAGATATCCAGCCAGAAATGTTAAATGCGATCGCTTTGCTCAAAGAAGAGCGACACATTTCCAATGTCGAAACTGTTTTAGGAGAAGAAGACAAGCCTAACCTACCCGCAGAAAGTATCGATCTCGCTTTGATGGTGGATGCCTATCATGAGTTTGCTTATCCCAGGGAAATGATGGCAGAAATAGTCCAAGCCTTGAAGCCAGGGGGAAGAGTAGTCTTGCTGGAATATCGCCAGGAAAACCCGATGATTATGATTAAGCCCCTGCATAAGATGACCCAAAAGCAGGTCAAAAAAGAGCTAAAGGCAGTCGGGTTAAAATGGCAAGAAACCAAAGATTTTTTACCAGAACAACATTTTTTAGTGTTTAGCAAACCCGTTTAA
- a CDS encoding VOC family protein yields MFLGIEHTAIAISDTETSLNFYRDLLGLELAGKSENYGTEQEHLNNG; encoded by the coding sequence ATGTTTTTGGGTATCGAGCATACGGCGATCGCTATTTCTGATACGGAAACCAGCTTGAATTTTTATAGGGATTTATTAGGATTAGAATTAGCAGGAAAAAGTGAAAACTATGGCACAGAACAAGAACACCTGAATAATGGCTAA
- the psb28 gene encoding photosystem II reaction center protein Psb28, producing MSSIIPSIEFFQGVAEELNGVSLRRNKNTGIRNVLMTFESLNALERFNSFTKGSAQNLSLIDSEGQILVSPNSLKMIFGGDQGNELRKVECKFDIESDSHWERFTRFMNRYAEANDMEFGTK from the coding sequence ATGTCATCTATTATTCCTTCAATTGAGTTTTTCCAGGGTGTCGCCGAAGAATTGAACGGTGTCAGCTTGCGACGTAATAAAAATACTGGAATTCGCAATGTTTTGATGACCTTTGAATCTTTAAACGCTCTAGAAAGATTTAACAGCTTTACTAAAGGATCGGCTCAAAATTTAAGTCTGATTGATTCTGAAGGGCAAATTTTAGTATCGCCTAACTCGTTAAAAATGATTTTTGGTGGCGATCAGGGAAATGAACTTAGAAAAGTCGAATGCAAGTTTGATATCGAATCGGACAGTCATTGGGAAAGATTCACTCGTTTTATGAATCGTTATGCAGAAGCTAACGATATGGAATTTGGTACAAAATAA
- a CDS encoding DM13 domain-containing protein codes for MNSKLMLMLKSATISLICLGAIVNLSQTSQASFTSKSANNNLEHSGVLISQTALMSGEFVAAEAPTTGKAKIVDQNGQKYLEIDSAFSTNDQAPDLQILLDTISEAPAKYEGTDSTRYLNLGGIQSVTGAQRYPIPDFVDPSQFQSVVVWCRMANATMGYAPLITDSSASVN; via the coding sequence ATGAACTCAAAATTAATGCTAATGCTAAAGTCGGCAACTATTTCTTTAATCTGCTTAGGTGCGATCGTAAATCTATCTCAAACTAGTCAAGCTAGCTTTACTTCCAAATCAGCAAATAACAACCTAGAACACTCTGGGGTTCTAATATCTCAAACAGCTCTAATGTCTGGTGAGTTTGTGGCAGCAGAAGCACCCACAACAGGCAAAGCGAAAATTGTTGATCAAAACGGACAAAAGTATCTTGAAATCGATTCAGCCTTTAGCACTAACGACCAAGCACCCGACTTACAGATCTTATTAGACACCATATCAGAAGCACCTGCAAAATATGAAGGTACTGACTCGACTCGATATCTTAATTTAGGCGGAATACAAAGCGTTACTGGCGCGCAACGATATCCGATTCCCGACTTCGTCGATCCTTCGCAATTCCAATCGGTAGTTGTTTGGTGTCGTATGGCTAACGCGACTATGGGTTATGCACCTTTAATAACTGATAGTAGTGCCAGTGTTAACTAA